A window of the Torulaspora globosa chromosome 6, complete sequence genome harbors these coding sequences:
- the ILM1 gene encoding Ilm1p (ancestral locus Anc_7.504): protein MAAISSVNGLFFRVTFLFSLAFFCFKNVNSVLQNSYMLVFTQAMNLPGLAISQYSAQLGLFGILFLFASISDLIPLLENNKKYFHSIVPLRLTIFFALTACSYLWESNLYLHNNAVFTYCFIEVWVNFVILGALREERNEELKSQNRYSNDAAMEDELEDENSNIVLTSAQEIEQIEELPGDSNN, encoded by the coding sequence ATGGCAGCAATCTCGTCCGTCAATGGTCTATTCTTTAGGGTGACTTTTCTATTCAGCcttgctttcttctgtttcaAAAATGTGAACAGCGTACTGCAAAACTCATACATGCTGGTGTTCACTCAGGCCATGAATTTGCCAGGGCTGGCTATATCGCAATACAGTGCCCAATTGGGCCTATTTGGTATCCTGTTTTTATTCGCATCGATTAGTGATCTTATTCCTCTGCTGGAGAATAACAAGAAATATTTCCATTCCATCGTTCCTTTAAGGTTGAcaatcttctttgcatTGACAGCATGCTCCTACTTATGGGAATCTAATCTGTATCTGCACAATAACGCTGTTTTTACCTATTGCTTCATCGAGGTTTGGGTCAACTTCGTCATTTTGGGTGCTttgagagaagaaagaaatgaagaGCTTAAGAGCCAGAACCGCTATTCCAACGATGCAGCCATGGAAGACGAACTTGAGGATGAAAATTCTAATATTGTTCTGACCAGCGCtcaagagattgagcaaatcGAGGAACTTCCGGGGGATTCGAACAATTGA
- the SRB4 gene encoding Srb4p (ancestral locus Anc_7.503) — translation MERDSENGNDENISVDSGIQLALDPDLISLPLNSSTVTPATTIADATGDDKLDGQKTTANASENLVFPMGRRNNEQALFRNPYAIFKQMPMQEFIPLLLHQRGPGFKFADLSEKDLIEEIKKEQQTTAAEETALPELSAADQDDDSAMDVDSTSNLTRETDGSGKDEHSRDRFEEEEELMSQEQFLTARKEMVEHVNLALNESSLALEFLSLLLSSVRESAGTASMSPFLKKTVPVGSLNSDKLPLAHQTREEIVSSEILSRGWKLRSLNESRSLLKEKYSSLCKIIEREHQYWTKISKHTSNKDVLFKMRDRVNGMRLLGIKYGYEDSGSTYKHDRGIAVLRNNPELNILELVPSNTTETSEVNHNERFVRVRIFTKIASEDDYILTGESSVNKLFSSHDNFNGLEDIENQINKLKAFAFEQELMYQLKKESSRLISYGVTIESESKIVMELPNEKFEVELISRDDNSVVNHDQDAPKVNDRRATLMVTTLRLLLVVMFKKNLRQRLTSSTRPQSSKGFKDVLLLRPILGRLRHHNYKILLKKILRDYVLDIIEGSSINEFSSDNPKSGATKALDDNIAKLSKEINAFGCLLNTSSTSFRVDVPGKGTLLLVLESPNYCNAVVTIKFESSSNKVSFDTSFSEFKEIEEFLHFVVTEYMKDKESVKRE, via the coding sequence ATGGAAAGGGACTCTGAGAATGGTAATGATGAGAACATTAGCGTTGATAGTGGAATCCAGCTTGCTTTAGATCCAGATCTTATCTCTCTTCCTTTGAATAGTTCTACAGTGACGCCTGCAACGACTATAGCGGATGCAACCGGCGATGACAAGTTAGATGGCCAGAAAACCACTGCTAATGCATCCGAGAATCTAGTTTTCCCAATGGGTAGACGCAACAATGAACAGGCTCTGTTTCGGAATCCATACGCAATTTTTAAGCAGATGCCTATGCAGGAGTTTATTCCGCTTTTATTGCATCAAAGAGGACCAGGTTTTAAGTTTGCAGATCTGTCTGAGAAGGATCTAATTGAGGAGATTAAAAAGGAGCAACAGACTACGGCTGCGGAAGAAACTGCTCTGCCTGAATTGTCAGCGGCGGATCAGGATGACGACAGCGCAATGGATGTGGACAGCACAAGCAACTTAACAAGGGAGACTGATGGTTCAGGCAAAGATGAACACAGTAGAGACCGCTttgaggaggaagaagagctcatGTCTCAAGAGCAGTTTTTAACTGCTCGAAAGGAAATGGTGGAGCACGTCAATCTTGCTCTGAATGAGTCATCACTAGCGCTGGAGTTTCTCTCCCTGCTGCTCTCATCTGTTAGAGAATCTGCGGGCACTGCATCAATGTCACCTTTCCTGAAGAAAACTGTGCCAGTGGGCTCATTAAACAGTGATAAACTGCCGTTGGCTCACCaaacaagagaagagaTCGTGTCGTCGGAGATATTGAGTCGAGGATGGAAGTTAAGGAGCCTTAATGAATCACGCTCActtctgaaggagaaataTTCAAGCTTGTGCAAAATCATAGAGAGAGAGCACCAATACTGGACAAAGATTTCTAAACACACAAGCAATAAGGACGTCCTATTTAAGATGAGAGATAGAGTAAATGGAATGAGATTGCTTGGAATCAAGTACGGCTATGAAGATTCAGGTTCAACGTATAAGCATGATAGGGGCATAGCTGTATTGAGAAATAATCCGGAGCTTAATATTCTGGAGTTGGTACCTTCTAATACAACGGAGACATCCGAGGTAAACCACAATGAGAGGTTTGTGAGGGTGCGAATATTTACTAAGATAGCCTCCGAGGATGATTACATCCTGACTGGAGAAAGCTCAGTAAATAAGCTTTTTTCAAGTCATGACAATTTTAatggcttggaagatatcgagAATCAGATCAACAAATTGAAAGCGTTTGCATTCGAACAAGAGCTCATGTATCAATTGAAAAAGGAAAGCTCTCGACTGATATCTTATGGGGTGACGATAGAAAGCGAGAGCAAGATTGTTATGGAACTTCCTAATGAGAAGTTCGAAGTTGAACTCATCTCACGAGACGATAATTCGGTAGTCAACCATGACCAGGACGCTCCAAAGGTAAATGATAGGCGGGCTACGCTGATGGTAACCACACTACGGCTTTTGCTTGTTGTTatgttcaaaaagaacttGAGGCAAAGGCTAACGTCTTCTACAAGACCCCAGTCTTCCAAGGGTTTCAAAGATGTACTGCTCTTGAGGCCTATTCTCGGCAGACTCAGACATCATAACTATAAGAttctgctgaagaaaatcctGAGAGATTACGTCCTGGACATTATCGAAGGCTCCTCAATTAACGAATTCTCGTCTGATAACCCTAAAAGCGGTGCAACAAAAGCTTTAGATGACAACATTGCGAAATTATCCAAAGAAATAAATGCTTTCGGTTGTCTACTGAATACTAGTAGCACCAGTTTCAGGGTTGACGTTCCTGGTAAAGGCACACTACTCCTCGTTTTGGAAAGTCCAAATTACTGTAATGCCGTGGTAACGATAAAGTTcgaaagctcttcaaataAAGTATCTTTTGATACAAGTTTCTCAGAattcaaagagatcgaaGAGTTTCTGCATTTCGTTGTGACAGAGTACATGAAAGATAAGGAGTCGGTCAAAAGAGAATAA
- the RPN3 gene encoding proteasome regulatory particle lid subunit RPN3 (ancestral locus Anc_7.502) yields MAVDLMEVDSPAESGRNDVKFAEEKNVNEVIQVLQEVARTSVTLDPYFVWKGLKELNGMRARCLNEETLLALINLLYPDSSAFKAPLLKAINREKKCTVPNADETREGYPASFYEVVEDKSIEVAAEVNSFVHLLVTRYLLDNKKLEALNSFNKKVVIPKILALYNQRTLDLINAKLWFHVVLCDEARGERANLETRSSMIKFLKVASLKHNSETKAMLISLLLRSFLATGEIEAAADFMAKVEFPNSADVSSSLEARYYFYMSKINAIQLDYSTANEYIIAAIRKAPNTANSLGFLQQANKLHCVIELLMGDIPDLSFFHQAGMQRSLEPYYDLSKAVKLGDLKKFTSAIAKYKPQLIKDGNYQLYVRLRSNVIKTGIRIISLTYKKISLRDICLKLRLDSEQTGEYMVSRAIRDGVIEAKINHEQGYIETSELLNVYDTDEPQAAFDERITFVNQLHDESLLAMRYPEDNKGKNNANDEDEFLDGELLEDLSDFSDIDGLGFL; encoded by the coding sequence ATGGCTGTAGATCTGATGGAGGTGGATTCACCCGCTGAGAGTGGTAGGAATGATGTGAAGTTTGCGGAGGAAAAAAATGTGAACGAGGTGATTCAAGTTTTGCAAGAAGTGGCCAGAACCAGCGTAACACTGGATCCTTATTTCGTGTGGAAAGGTTTGAAAGAGTTGAATGGAATGAGAGCTAGATGCTTGAACGAAGAGACTCTTTTGGCGCTGATCAATTTGTTGTATCCAGATTCATCCGCCTTCAAAGCTCCGCTATTAAAGGCTATCAACAGGGAGAAGAAATGTACTGTGCCAAACGCCGATGAGACTAGGGAAGGTTATCCTGCCTCATTTTATGAGGTTGTAGAGGACAAGAGCATTGAAGTGGCTGCGGAAGTTAACAGCTTTGTACACCTTTTGGTAACCCGTTATCTCTTAGACAataagaagctggaagCGCTGAATTCATTCAACAAAAAGGTGGTGATTCCGAAAATACTAGCTCTGTATAACCAACGTACCCTGGACCTTATCAATGCAAAGCTGTGGTTTCATGTGGTGCTGTGTGATGAGGCGAGAGGCGAGCGGGCGAATCTCGAGACTCGTTCTTCGATGATCAAGTTCCTGAAAGTGGCATCTCTAAAGCATAATAGCGAGACGAAAGCTATGCTGATAAGCTTGCTATTGAGAAGTTTCTTGGCAACCGGCGAGATCGAAGCGGCGGCCGATTTCATGGCGAAAGTCGAGTTTCCTAACAGTGCTGATGTCTCCAGCTCGCTTGAGGCCCGGTACTATTTCTACATGTCCAAGATCAATGCCATTCAGCTCGATTATTCCACAGCAAACGAGTACATCATTGCTGCCATAAGGAAAGCACCAAATACTGCCAATAGCCTAGGCTTCCTGCAGCAAGCTAACAAGCTACATTGTGTCATCGAGCTTCTTATGGGCGATATCCCAGATTTATCCTTCTTCCACCAGGCTGGTATGCAGAGATCGCTCGAGCCTTACTACGACCTGAGCAAAGCCGTCAAGCTGGGTGATCTAAAAAAATTCACATCTGCAATAGCAAAGTACAAGCCTCAGCTTATCAAAGACGGTAACTATCAGCTCTACGTCAGGCTGAGATCAAATGTCATCAAGACAGGTATCCGCATCATATCTTTAACCTATAAAAAGATCTCTCTAAGGGATATTTGCCTGAAACTGCGTCTCGACTCCGAACAAACCGGCGAGTACATGGTCTCTAGGGCAATAAGAGACGGTGTCATTGAAGCCAAGATAAACCACGAACAGGGATACATCGAGACAAGCGAGCTATTGAATGTTTACGATACCGATGAACCTCAAGCCGCGTTTGACGAAAGAATTACTTTCGTTAACCAACTCCACGATGAAAGTCTTCTTGCCATGAGGTACCCGGAGGACAACAAGGGCAAGAACAATGCCAATGACGAGGATGAGTTCCTCGACGGTGAACTACTCGAAGACCTTTCCGATTTTTCCGACATTGACGGCCTTGGCTTCCTCTGA
- the STE24 gene encoding zinc metalloprotease (ancestral locus Anc_7.501) has translation MTVFDQVQGLLDKPDIPFKSIIAGISIGKFVFETYLTYRQYKVLSKKTLPKVLENEIDDETFLKSEEYSRAKAKFSVVVDVYELVQKLVFIKIDAFPRLWKFGVQLANFILPAKFHAVSTVAQSLCFLSVLSNLSTILDIPTSYYQHFVLEEKFGFNKLTVKLWITDMVKSVALSHALGGPILYGFLKIFEKFETNFLWYICLFTFAVQVLAMVLVPMYIMPLFNKFTPLEDGELKTSIENLAKSVGFPLDQIFVIDGSKRSSHSNAYFTGLPFTSKRIVLFDTLVNESSVQEITAVLAHEIGHWQKNHILNMILFSQVHVFVIFSLFIGVYRNLSLYNDFGFFIGAPGSVLSSSSKVFTPEWPIIVGFMLFSDLLTPMECFMQFVMSLVSRLHEFQADAYARGLGFSKQLCQALINLQIKNLSTMNVDPLYSSYHYSHPTLPERLTNLGYVSEKKKR, from the coding sequence ATGACCGTGTTTGATCAGGTGCAGGGTTTGTTGGACAAGCCGGATATCCCCTTTAAAAGCATCATTGCTGGGATTTCGATCGGTAAATTTGTGTTTGAAACTTATCTTACGTATCGTCAGTATAAGgttctttccaagaaaaCGCTACCCAAGGTGTTGGAGAACGAGATCGATGACGAGACGTTTCTGAAGTCCGAGGAATACTCGAGAGCCAAGGCAAAGTTCTCAGTGGTCGTGGACGTGTACGAATTGGTGCAGAAACTGGTGTTTATCAAGATAGATGCGTTTCCACGTCTGTGGAAGTTCGGTGTGCAGCTGGCCAACTTTATTTTGCCAGCTAAGTTCCATGCGGTTTCAACCGTGGCTCAAAGCttgtgcttcttgagcGTGTTGAGCAACCTGTCGACGATCCTGGATATCCCCACATCGTACTACCAACATTttgttctggaagaaaaatttggcttcaacaagttGACTGTCAAACTATGGATCACTGATATGGTTAAGAGCGTGGCGTTGAGCCATGCTCTCGGCGGCCCCATCTTATACgggttcttgaagatctttgaaaaattcgagACCAACTTCCTGTGGTACATCTGTTTGTTTACCTTCGCTGTGCAGGTCCTGGCCATGGTCTTGGTGCCAATGTACATTATGCCCCTGTTCAACAAGTTCACGCCTTTGGAAGACGGAGAGCTGAAGACATCTATTGAGAACTTGGCCAAGAGCGTTGGGTTCCCCTTGGATCAgatcttcgtcatcgacgGCTCCAAGAGATCCTCGCATTCGAACGCATATTTCACTGGCTTGCCCTTCACGAGCAAGAGAATCGTCCTTTTCGATACCTTGGTGAACGAGAGTTCTGTGCAGGAGATCACCGCGGTTTTGGCCCATGAGATAGGCCACTGGCAGAAAAACCACATACTAAACATGATCCTGTTCAGCCAAGTGCACGTCTTTGTCATCTTTTCCCTTTTCATCGGCGTCTACCGTAACCTGTCGCTCTACAACGATTTCGGATTCTTCATCGGCGCTCCAGGCTCTGTtctcagctcttcttccaaagtgTTTACTCCAGAATGGCCTATCATTGTGGGATTCATGCTGTTCAGTGACTTACTGACCCCAATGGAGTGCTTCATGCAATTCGTAATGAGTCTTGTGTCAAGACTGCATGAGTTCCAAGCGGATGCATACGCAAGAGGTCTTGGTTTCTCCAAGCAACTATGTCAAGCGTTGATCAACCTACAGATCAAAAATTTGTCCACAATGAACGTCGACCCGCTCTACTCGAGCTACCACTACTCCCACCCAACGCTTCCAGAGAGACTCACCAATCTGGGCTACGTtagtgaaaagaagaagcgCTGA
- the TDA4 gene encoding Tda4p (ancestral locus Anc_7.500), which produces MIGLLKEDPFLRFSLFPNSDNLYLLHGHEIIGSLVFYQVVYAYVAPWFNRLVFRERYRSIRDAKTRIDFDIHTVSSVQCLVTFYTIAPTLFLPMDLNVVTYRNELVCLASALAVGYFLWDLLVCVRHFNLYGFEFLAHAASSLYVFMLSLKPFCQAWVPKFLLFEASTPFVNNNWFIAQLSRGASKPVVPMWVNALNGLLLLVTFFSVRILWGFVGVSILAFQMWKVRTALPVIQSAILCALNMILNTLNLFWFYKMLKLAKKMANGSSRAAKSM; this is translated from the coding sequence ATGATAGGTCTGCTCAAGGAGGATCCGTTCCTGCGGTTTTCGCTGTTCCCTAACTCTGATAACTTGTATCTTTTGCATGGCCATGAAATTATAGGGTCGCTGGTGTTCTACCAGGTTGTGTATGCGTATGTGGCGCCGTGGTTCAACAGGTTGGTGTTTCGCGAGAGATACAGGTCGATCAGGGACGCTAAGACGCGGATCGACTTCGATATCCACACAGTCTCGAGCGTGCAATGTCTGGTGACGTTCTACACCATCGCTCCGACGCTGTTCTTGCCGATGGACTTGAACGTGGTGACGTACCGCAACGAGCTGGTGTGCCTGGCGTCGGCGCTGGCCGTCGGGTACTTTCTGTGGGATTTGCTGGTCTGCGTCCGCCATTTCAACCTGTACGGGTTTGAGTTTCTGGCACACGCAGCGAGTTCGCTGTACGTGTTCATGTTGAGCCTGAAGCCATTCTGCCAGGCGTGGGTTCCCAAGTTCCTGCTCTTCGAGGCCAGCACGCCGTTTGTCAACAACAACTGGTTCATAGCACAGCTGTCCCGGGGCGCCTCGAAGCCCGTGGTTCCGATGTGGGTGAACGCGCTCAACgggctgctgctgctggtcactttcttctccgTACGCATCCTGTGGGGTTTCGTAGGGGTGTCAATCCTCGCATTCCAGATGTGGAAGGTCAGAACTGCGCTTCCCGTCATTCAGTCGGCCATTCTGTGCGCATTGAACATGATCCTGAACACCTTGAACCTGTTCTGGTTCTACAAGATGCTAAAACTCGCCAAGAAGATGGCCAACGGTTCCTCGAGGGCCGCCAAGTCAATGTAG
- the ADO1 gene encoding adenosine kinase (ancestral locus Anc_7.499), which produces MSGVSPQLVCLGNPLLDYQATVSPEYLKKYGLKADDAILVDAKSGDPKMAIFEEMLGFDDVKFVAGGAAQNTARGAAYVLGRNQVGYFGSVGEDKYSERLLQENNAAGVVSLYQFQKEIGTGKCAAMINGHYRSMVTDLGAANHFTPDHLDRHWDVVEKAKLFYVGGFHLTVSPEAILKLSKHAQETGKPFVLNLSAPFIPQFFKGPLEQVLPYTTYVIGNESEAASYAESFGLPADQRDLVSIAKHIVGDSKDRTVVFTQGLDPTVVYSAQGAKSYPVRPLESSKIVDTNGAGDAFAGGFMAALTQGKPLETAIDMGQWLAALSIQEVGPSYPKSKLEYQA; this is translated from the coding sequence ATGTCTGGAGTGTCGCCTCAGTTGGTTTGTTTGGGTAACCCGTTGTTGGATTACCAGGCCACCGTTTCTCCCGAatatttgaagaaatatggaTTGAAGGCCGATGATGCGATCTTGGTCGACGCTAAATCCGGCGATCCAAAGATGGCGATCTTCGAGGAGATGTTGGGGTTCGACGATGTGAAGTTTGTTGCGGGCGGTGCTGCTCAGAACACCGCCAGAGGCGCGGCGTACGTCCTGGGCCGCAACCAGGTCGGCTACTTTGGGTCCGTTGGCGAGGACAAGTATTCTGAGAGATTGCTGCAGGAGAACAACGCCGCAGGCGTGGTTTCTCTGTATCAGTTCCAGAAGGAGATCGGCACTGGCAAATGTGCTGCGATGATCAACGGCCACTACAGGTCGATGGTGACCGACCTGGGTGCTGCGAACCATTTCACGCCAGACCACCTGGATAGGCACTGGGACGTCGTCGAGAAGGCCAAGCTCTTCTACGTCGGGGGTTTCCACTTGACCGTGTCTCCAGAGGCCATTTTGAAGTTGAGCAAGCATGCTCAGGAGACAGGCAAGCCTTTTGTGTTGAATTTGAGCGCTCCGTTCATCCCGCAATTCTTCAAGGGCCCATTGGAGCAGGTGTTGCCATACACCACTTATGTGATCGGTAACGAGTCCGAGGCAGCATCGTACGCCGAGTCGTTCGGGCTGCCCGCCGACCAGAGAGACTTGGTTTCGATCGCCAAGCACATCGTCGGTGACTCCAAGGACAGGACCGTCGTTTTCACCCAGGGTCTCGACCCTACCGTCGTTTACTCTGCGCAGGGTGCCAAGAGCTACCCGGTGAGACCTTTGGAGAGCAGCAAGATTGTTGACACGAACGGGGCCGGAGATGCGTTTGCCGGCGGCTTCATGGCTGCGTTGACCCAGGGCAAACCGCTTGAAACTGCCATTGACATGGGCCAATGGCTGGCTGCTTTGTCCATCCAAGAGGTCGGGCCTTCGTACCCAAAGAGCAAGCTTGAGTACCAAGCTTAG
- the ECM27 gene encoding Ecm27p (ancestral locus Anc_7.498), which produces MMEWAIKLSHPHLLYSETSLSLGFALASTFHVVLCFVLLGLAASEYLCPNVAKLAEITGHGNGPLMAVLLAWCNCSPDLFSNFMSWTSTSTPSSGVALSVGEVLGACGIILCVVEGSIFVIMSSAQLELSSGQKLNVLRDLAFTLVAILLLLYLSIRQKISALDCLVMLTIYVSYLFAKFKWRIGEGQETEFDNGDENYRGQELDGANLPSRIKPSLISAMEINDILSMLQSSRTASTRSQGELMTLNAEDNAFTVLEEARPSTEPLRQSDVSEFQELPRSSPAAFGPYFDNPEQQDGEMLIEIPLVKRRGGIQKWKRGFFKLFVPHLLNFRQKSAIDAILSVCTAPFATLLRLACPQTTNILEVDNNTGKYTATNVDITLLFVQSIFCPVFSFAVISCIMAKGMSFMLWILSFLAAACLFFLALIFYRSLLSFNRFSLLQPSWNVASDSDELGDERRMVEKLGNVISMIFLSFGIVNATLCISLIANSLIELLEIYQRITKASQAILGLTLFAWGNSVGDLISNIAMCRLYRKKPQAVGQNVGKIATKFFLISCTSCIGGVLLNSMGGIGLSGLISMTFVHQSSNKWLFLRAVDLHDGEHSHNYKLIISCAAIILQTILLAIFFGASGRLHNYVRGKMRIAGLCMCSIWAIATTCNVLLEILQ; this is translated from the coding sequence ATGATGGAATGGGCCATCAAACTATCTCATCCGCATCTTCTGTACTCTGAAACGTCACTCTCACTGGGATTCGCTCTCGCAAGCACTTTCCATGTTGTTCTTTGCTTTGTTCTGCTAGGTTTAGCTGCATCTGAATACCTGTGTCCCAATGTCGCAAAGCTGGCAGAGATCACTGGCCATGGAAATGGGCCATTGATGGCGGTGCTTCTTGCCTGGTGCAATTGCTCCCCCGATCTGTTTTCAAACTTCATGAGCTGGACTTCCACTAGTACTCCCTCTAGCGGTGTTGCGCTATCGGTCGGTGAAGTTTTGGGGGCTTGTGGGATTATACTGTGTGTCGTGGAGGGTTCCATATTTGTTATAATGTCCTCTGCACAGCTTGAGCTCTCCAGCGGccagaaattgaatgtACTAAGAGATCTGGCGTTTACGCTAGTGGCAATATTGCTTCTATTGTATCTGAGTATCCGGCAGAAGATATCGGCGTTGGATTGCCTGGTAATGCTAACAATCTACGTATCGTACCTGTTCGCTAAATTCAAATGGAGGATAGGTGAGGGCCAGGAGACAGAATTTGACAATGGGGATGAGAACTATCGAGGCCAGGAATTGGATGGAGCCAATCTGCCGAGCAGAATCAAGCCGAGCTTAATCTCAGCGATGGAAATAAACGACATATTATCTATGCTGCAGAGCTCAAGGACCGCCTCCACCAGGTCGCAGGGAGAATTAATGACTTTAAATGCGGAGGACAATGCCTTCACCGTTTTGGAGGAAGCCAGGCCTTCGACCGAACCGCTGAGACAATCTGATGTCAgtgaatttcaagaattgccaagaagttCTCCAGCGGCCTTTGGTCCCTACTTCGATAATCCTGAGCAGCAAGACGGGGAGATGCTCATTGAAATACCATtagtgaaaagaagagggGGAATACAGAAATGGAAGAGAGGTTTTTTTAAGCTGTTCGTTCCACACCTTTTAAACTTTCGGCAGAAATCCGCGATTGATGCCATCTTATCAGTGTGCACCGCACCGTTTGCTACGTTATTGCGCCTAGCTTGTCCCCAAACTACCAACATCTTAGAAGTTGACAACAACACTGGGAAATATACTGCTACAAACGTAGACATAACTTTGCTGTTCGTGCAATCGATATTTTGTCCGGTTTTCTCATTTGCTGTCATTTCCTGTATAATGGCCAAAGGTATGTCATTCATGCTATGGATTTTGTCATTTCTCGCAGCTGCTTGCCTATTTTTTCTGGCGCTAATATTCTACAGATCCTTGTTGTCCTTTAACAGGTTTTCGCTGTTGCAACCATCATGGAATGTAGCTTCTGATTCAGACGAGCTTGGCGATGAAAGAAGGATGGTTGAGAAGCTAGGCAATGTGATTAGCATGATTTTCCTTTCGTTTGGGATAGTCAATGCCACCCTTTGCATATCACTGATCGCCAACTCTTTGATCGAGCTCCTAGAGATATATCAGCGCATCACGAAGGCCTCTCAGGCAATTCTGGGATTGACACTTTTCGCCTGGGGGAATTCTGTTGGCGATCTCATTTCCAACATTGCTATGTGCAGACTTTACCGCAAGAAACCTCAGGCTGTGGGGCAAAACGTTGGTAAAATCGCCACCAAGTTCTTCCTCATATCATGCACTTCCTGTATTGGTGGAGTGTTACTCAATTCCATGGGTGGCATTGGCCTAAGCGGTCTTATATCCATGACATTCGTTCACCAAAGCTCTAATAAATGGTTATTTCTGAGGGCAGTTGACTTACACGATGGTGAACACTCCCATAACTATAAGCTGATAATATCTTGCGCAGCTATTATTCTTCAAACTATTCTATTGGCAATTTTCTTCGGAGCTTCTGGACGATTACACAATTACGTTAGAGGTAAGATGCGAATAGCGGGGCTATGTATGTGCAGCATTTGGGCGATAGCCACAACCTGTAATGTTTTGTTGGAGATATTGCAATGA
- the GPA2 gene encoding guanine nucleotide-binding protein subunit alpha (ancestral locus Anc_7.496) has protein sequence MGICGSKNTEVTEPAVSRQRDGGRENVLSGQGRPSNNPTSSDSNDTRVEKGDHACPADVSATNSSERSKKDEEVKVLLLGAGESGKSTIIQQLKILHQNGFTQDELLEYRSVVFRNLLDIGKELIEARTKFEVSLESDSGITEKDLQGFYRFDANDDRKTDGENATVKNSENGAISQPVEKEPSESESDQSLSNLVQFPAELADTLRKLWNLPSTQQLIEGKHRSEFYLMDSASYYLENLTRIARSDYIPNEQDILRSRQKTSGLFDSVFDLGSNLKLHIYDVGGQRSERKKWIHCFDNVTLIIFCVSLSEYDQLLLEDQDQNRFQESLVLYDNVVNSRWFARTSVVLFLNKIDLFAEKIQKVPLENYFPDYTGGQDINKAAKYILWRFVRLNRANLNIYPHVTQATDTSNIKLVFAAIKETLLENTLKDSGVL, from the coding sequence ATGGGTATTTGCGGTTCGAAGAATACAGAGGTAACAGAGCCTGCTGTTTCGCGGCAGAGAGACGGGGGACGAGAGAATGTCCTCAGCGGGCAAGGCAGGCCATCAAATAACCCCACATCCAGCGACTCTAACGATACGCGTGTAGAGAAGGGCGACCACGCTTGTCCGGCGGATGTAAGTGCAACAAACAGCTCCGAGAGGTCCAAGAAGGACGAAGAAGTGAAGGTACTGTTACTTGGCGCCGGGGAAAGTGGTAAGTCGACGATTATACAGCAACTCAAGATCCTGCATCAGAACGGTTTCACGCAGGACGAACTGTTAGAATACAGATCCGTGGTGTTCAGAAACCTTCTGGATATAGGTAAAGAGCTAATAGAGGCGAGAACAAAATTTGAAGTGTCATTGGAGAGTGACTCTGGAATAACGGAGAAGGATTTGCAGGGCTTTTATCGCTTTGATGCAAACGATGACAGAAAGACCGATGGTGAAAATGCAACGGTAAAGAATTCTGAGAACGGTGCAATATCTCAGCCGGTAGAGAAAGAACCGTCTGAAAGTGAAAGTGATCAATCGCTCTCTAACCTGGTACAGTTCCCCGCAGAGCTCGCTGATACTCTTAGAAAGTTGTGGAATTTGCCCTCAACGCAGCAACTGATAGAAGGGAAACATCGCTCTGAATTTTATCTTATGGATTCTGCTAGCTACTACCTTGAAAATCTGACTAGAATAGCGAGGTCGGACTACATTCCTAATGAGCAAGACATTTTACGTTCCAGACAGAAGACGTCCGGTTTATTTGATAGCGTATTCGACTTGGGATCAAACTTGAAGCTACATATATACGATGTTGGTGGACAACGGTCTGAGCGCAAAAAGTGGATTCACTGCTTTGATAATGTCACCTTGATCATATTTTGCGTCTCATTGTCCGAATATGATCAATTGTTGCTTGAGGATCAGGATCAAAATAGATTTCAGGAGTCGTTGGTGCTTTATGACAATGTCGTGAATAGCAGGTGGTTCGCTCGCACATCTGTTGTcctgttcttgaacaaaATCGATCTTTTCGCTGAGAAAATCCAGAAGGTACCTTTGGAGAACTACTTCCCGGACTATACGGGAGGACAGGATATAAACAAAGCAGCCAAGTATATCTTATGGAGATTTGTGCGGCTGAATAGAGCCAACTTAAACATATATCCTCATGTCACACAGGCTACGGATACGTCAAATATTAAGCTGGTATTCGCCGCGATAAAAGAGACTTTACTAGAGAACACTTTGAAAGACTCTGGTGTATTATGA